The genomic DNA CTAAGCTAATCGCTTTTCTTAAATTAAAGTTGTGCAGTAAGCGTGTGGGACGGAAATTGAATTCCATGTAATGCAGCATGCCTTTATTAAAAGACTGCAAATATAAGCGTTGTTCTAAAGCGAGCAGCAGGGTGTCGCGGCTGAGTTCAGTAAAAGCAATATCGCCGGATTGAAATAAATTGAGCAGGGTGTTGTTGTCATTGGTGATATGCGGGATTTCAATTTTTTGCAGCGGCACATTGTCTTTATCCCAATAGTTGGGATTTTTTTCCAGCGTCAGGCTCGCGCCGTGTACCCAGCGGCTGAGGCGAAAAGCGCCGTTGCACAATAATTTGTCGGCATCGGCTGCGTAGTTGTTGGGATACGCGCGATAAAAATCTTCGCGCAGCGGGTAATAAGTAGCAAAAGTGGTGAGGCTGGGAAAATAAGCGGTAGGGCGCTCTAGTTCTACGCGCAGGTGTTGTGCGTCATCGGCGTAAACACCCAGCGCATCCAATGGTAATTTTCCTTGGTGAATTTTTTCTGCATTGCGAATGGGGTAAAGAATAAAGGCGTAACGCGATGCGGTTTTTGCATCTAATACAGTGCGCCAAGCAAAAACAAAATCCTGTGCGGTGACAGGTTTACCATCACACCAGCGTGCATCGTCGCGCAAAGTAAAACGCACCGTGGTGCCATCCATCTGCCAGCTTTTTGCAACGCCGCCAGTGAGCTCGTCGTCAGCGCCATAAGTAAGCAAACCTTCTTGCGTGTGTGCTAATACAAAAAAACTCACGCTGTCGGTGGCGGTGAGGCTGTTTAAGTTGGGCGGCTCGGTGGTGAGTGCGAGTTGAATGCTGCGAGTGGCGGCATCGACAGCGCGTTCCGCCGATACCGGCAGTGCGAGCAACAGCGAAAGACCAATGAATAGTGTGTGCAGAGCAAATCGAAGCATCCTGCTAAGGTATCATCGCCGCCATTCTTTTTTAATTTTTTATTTTTCTGAGGTGATACATGGGGCCGTTAAAAGGTTTTCGCATAATTGAATTGGCGGGCATCGGGCCTACACCGTTTGGCGCGATGATGCTGGCCGACATGGGTGCAGAAGTTATTACGATTGAACGCGCCGCTGGTATCCCTGGCTTGCGTCCGCTGGATGCCACGCTGCGCAATCGTCGCTCCATCGTGGTGAATTTGAAGAAGCCGGAAGGTGTCGAGCTGGTGCTGAAATTGTGTGAGAGCGCCGATGCGTTGATCGAAGGTTATCGCCCTGGCGTAGCCGAACGCTTG from Pseudomonadales bacterium includes the following:
- a CDS encoding peptide ABC transporter substrate-binding protein — its product is MLRFALHTLFIGLSLLLALPVSAERAVDAATRSIQLALTTEPPNLNSLTATDSVSFFVLAHTQEGLLTYGADDELTGGVAKSWQMDGTTVRFTLRDDARWCDGKPVTAQDFVFAWRTVLDAKTASRYAFILYPIRNAEKIHQGKLPLDALGVYADDAQHLRVELERPTAYFPSLTTFATYYPLREDFYRAYPNNYAADADKLLCNGAFRLSRWVHGASLTLEKNPNYWDKDNVPLQKIEIPHITNDNNTLLNLFQSGDIAFTELSRDTLLLALEQRLYLQSFNKGMLHYMEFNFRPTRLLHNFNLRKAISLVIDRQALVNKIIASPGTKAATHFFPDWLPGIPAHHDIALPNIAAAQTALQQAKKELGVDTIPPLTLLIYDSPAVVRQAEYLQRVLQETLGITLIIDKQIFKQKLAKLNSGDFDLALSAWGPDYNDPMTFADLLHSANENNHGRYKNPQYDALVEQANALPLSEQRNQLFVQMDDIIRRDLAVLPLSEPGIVYVQNTQLHNVRRSRFGDDPDFRHAYIEAKGKP